In one Streptomyces sp. T12 genomic region, the following are encoded:
- a CDS encoding SDR family oxidoreductase, which translates to MNRFTGKTVLITGGTSGMGLATAHRLITEGAHVVVTGRTSERVDAAVRQLGPHASGVVADAADLGAADALMETVRVRHGRLDSLFANAGTGTFLPFEDITGPDFDLGVEANFKGVFFTVQKALPLLVDGGSVVINASWTLHRGNSVLTLYSATKAAVHNLARTLAAALAPRGIRVNSISPGYIDTPMYPCAALSASEAKAVTDRIVAGRFGRPEEVAAAVAFLASSDASYVNGQDLVIDGGLVGAVPA; encoded by the coding sequence ATGAACCGCTTCACCGGGAAGACCGTCCTCATCACCGGCGGAACCAGCGGTATGGGCCTGGCGACCGCACACCGCCTCATCACCGAAGGCGCCCACGTCGTCGTCACCGGCCGCACCAGCGAACGGGTGGACGCCGCCGTCCGACAACTCGGACCCCACGCCTCGGGGGTCGTGGCCGACGCTGCCGACCTCGGCGCGGCGGACGCGCTGATGGAGACGGTCCGCGTCCGTCACGGCCGCCTGGACAGTCTCTTCGCGAACGCGGGCACCGGCACCTTCCTGCCGTTCGAGGACATCACCGGACCGGACTTCGACCTCGGCGTCGAAGCCAACTTCAAGGGAGTGTTCTTCACCGTCCAAAAGGCACTGCCGCTCCTCGTGGACGGCGGCTCCGTCGTCATCAACGCGTCCTGGACCCTCCACCGGGGCAACAGCGTCCTCACCCTGTACTCGGCGACCAAGGCCGCCGTGCACAACCTGGCCCGGACCCTCGCCGCCGCACTCGCCCCGCGCGGCATCCGCGTCAACTCCATCAGCCCCGGCTACATCGACACCCCGATGTACCCCTGCGCGGCTCTGAGCGCGTCGGAGGCGAAGGCGGTGACCGACCGGATCGTCGCAGGCCGCTTCGGACGCCCCGAGGAGGTCGCTGCGGCTGTGGCGTTCCTCGCCTCCTCCGACGCGTCCTACGTCAACGGCCAGGACCTCGTCATCGACGGCGGCCTGGTCGGCGCCGTACCCGCCTGA
- a CDS encoding S9 family peptidase, with protein MNAAGFAAAQWTRATGAGVDPHEYRRVTDGLTSVADWGPSFLRTGHAHVERAEKARSSLSAGEHLLMAARWFHLATLAPGAEAQRAAAEADHALSRALALVEPDARRVSGEGFTGWLRGPSDAPGTVILAPGLDSAKEEFLDVASALLARGLAVFAMDGPGQGVLAATTTLRPDYEQVVGRVIDALGVARIGVVGLSLGGYFAARTAALEPRVAVVATVSGPFRLDWEQLPPPVRDIMARRTQGAEAARDFARQVDLAALAPRIAAPLLVVDGGQDVIPGVTNGESLARTAPHGTYLSVPHGDHLLGNARPDWLPHLADHVAHTLTGARA; from the coding sequence ATGAACGCCGCCGGCTTCGCCGCCGCCCAGTGGACACGCGCCACGGGCGCGGGAGTCGACCCCCACGAATACCGTCGTGTCACCGACGGCCTCACCTCGGTCGCCGACTGGGGGCCGTCCTTCCTGCGTACCGGACACGCCCACGTGGAGCGCGCGGAGAAGGCGCGATCCTCCCTCTCGGCGGGCGAGCATCTGCTGATGGCGGCCCGGTGGTTCCATCTCGCCACGCTCGCGCCGGGTGCGGAGGCCCAGCGCGCCGCTGCCGAGGCCGATCACGCACTGAGCCGAGCCCTGGCCCTGGTGGAGCCCGATGCGCGGCGGGTGAGCGGCGAGGGGTTCACCGGCTGGCTGCGTGGCCCCTCCGACGCCCCCGGCACAGTGATCCTTGCCCCCGGACTGGACTCGGCCAAGGAGGAGTTCCTCGATGTGGCGTCCGCGCTGCTGGCCAGGGGCCTGGCGGTGTTCGCGATGGACGGCCCCGGGCAGGGCGTGCTCGCGGCCACGACGACTCTCCGGCCGGACTACGAGCAGGTCGTGGGCCGGGTCATAGACGCGCTCGGCGTCGCACGCATCGGAGTCGTCGGCCTCAGCCTGGGGGGCTATTTCGCGGCCCGCACCGCGGCGCTGGAGCCGCGCGTGGCCGTGGTCGCGACGGTCAGCGGTCCCTTCCGCCTCGACTGGGAGCAACTGCCCCCGCCGGTACGGGACATCATGGCCCGGCGCACGCAAGGAGCGGAAGCCGCCCGCGACTTCGCCCGCCAGGTCGACCTCGCCGCCCTGGCACCGCGCATCGCGGCTCCGCTGCTGGTCGTCGACGGAGGCCAGGACGTCATACCCGGCGTGACCAACGGCGAGTCGTTGGCCCGTACCGCACCCCACGGCACGTACCTCTCCGTCCCCCACGGCGATCACCTCCTCGGCAACGCGCGGCCCGACTGGCTGCCCCACCTCGCCGACCACGTCGCGCACACCCTGACGGGAGCACGGGCATGA
- a CDS encoding zinc-binding dehydrogenase, with product MRRLIPTGDGACPVAFAEVPQPVPEPDEVLIKVEAFAPNRGETFLLEQPRPGLLPGKDIAGLVVQAAADRSGPGVGTRVVGHPAQGGWAEYAAVPTHSLAVLPDSIDSVRAAALPLAGITALRLLRTAGSLAGRRVLLTGASGGVGHYFSELAVGAGAEVTAVTATPARGARLAERGAQLVHEVAAAQAPFDVVLESTGGPDLSVALSKVRAGGTLVWFGQAGRIPVTLDFFDLLSGPERVTIQHFHYAGAPYGPDLAALVRLVEQGRLHPEIGRIDDWTRTADTLVDLRERRIRGKAVLTTGDER from the coding sequence ATGCGAAGACTGATTCCCACGGGGGACGGGGCGTGTCCGGTCGCTTTTGCCGAGGTCCCCCAACCCGTCCCGGAGCCCGATGAGGTACTGATCAAGGTGGAGGCGTTCGCGCCGAACCGGGGCGAGACGTTCCTCCTCGAACAGCCTCGGCCAGGTCTGCTGCCCGGCAAGGACATCGCAGGCCTCGTGGTACAGGCCGCGGCCGATCGCTCAGGCCCCGGTGTCGGCACCCGCGTGGTCGGCCATCCGGCGCAGGGCGGCTGGGCCGAGTACGCGGCCGTGCCCACGCACTCCCTCGCGGTGCTCCCGGACAGCATCGACAGCGTACGCGCGGCGGCCTTGCCCCTGGCCGGTATCACCGCTCTGCGGCTGCTGCGGACAGCCGGGTCCCTGGCCGGCCGGCGGGTGCTGCTGACCGGTGCCTCGGGAGGGGTCGGCCACTACTTCAGCGAGCTGGCCGTAGGGGCCGGAGCCGAGGTGACCGCGGTGACGGCCACGCCGGCGCGCGGTGCGCGCCTCGCCGAGCGGGGGGCGCAGTTGGTCCACGAGGTCGCGGCGGCGCAAGCACCGTTCGACGTCGTGCTGGAGTCCACGGGCGGCCCGGACCTGTCGGTGGCACTGTCGAAGGTGCGCGCGGGCGGCACGCTCGTCTGGTTCGGTCAGGCCGGCCGCATCCCGGTGACCCTCGACTTCTTCGACCTTCTGTCCGGCCCCGAACGCGTCACCATCCAGCACTTCCACTACGCCGGCGCACCTTACGGCCCCGACCTCGCGGCACTGGTGCGCCTCGTGGAACAAGGGCGGCTGCACCCGGAGATCGGCCGGATCGACGACTGGACGCGGACCGCCGACACACTGGTCGACCTGCGAGAGCGCCGGATACGCGGCAAGGCCGTCCTGACGACGGGAGACGAACGATGA
- a CDS encoding LysR family transcriptional regulator, with the protein MDLDLAQVRAFVHTAEELHFGRAAKALAISQQALSKRIARLESLLATELFHRDGTAVRLTESGQRFLLPARHTLAAADAAVAAAVGERRPLRVDVWGHLYAPMRTLAQVAQDAGELTMGHGRDLPSVTASLLNGDIDAAFGRVHPPLHTGLTHRLVRLEPVDAVLSADHPLAAEPALRPDQLRGSVLWAPGALDRLDFLHQFADRFGIRDRAASVNLGLAHFLAEVAGDPRRFSLLPADVPLPDLPRLRSIPLVDPTPLYAWSLLWRTSNRQPGLHSLTAACAAQAGRLRWLEYDPARDWLPEPPPNALRDTRRRAVPSDRAADSGFDLGSPLRELP; encoded by the coding sequence ATGGATCTCGACCTGGCGCAGGTACGTGCCTTCGTGCACACCGCCGAGGAACTGCACTTCGGGCGGGCGGCAAAGGCGCTCGCCATCTCCCAGCAGGCGTTGTCCAAGAGGATCGCGCGACTGGAATCCCTGCTCGCCACCGAGCTCTTCCACCGCGACGGCACCGCGGTACGCCTCACCGAGAGCGGACAGCGTTTCCTCCTGCCGGCCAGGCACACCCTGGCCGCCGCCGACGCCGCGGTCGCGGCGGCGGTCGGAGAGCGACGCCCACTGCGCGTGGACGTCTGGGGGCACCTGTACGCACCGATGCGGACGCTGGCCCAGGTCGCCCAAGACGCCGGGGAGTTGACGATGGGGCACGGGCGTGACCTGCCGTCGGTGACGGCGTCCTTGCTCAACGGCGACATCGACGCCGCCTTCGGTCGGGTTCACCCTCCGTTGCACACCGGGCTGACCCACCGCCTCGTCCGCCTCGAGCCGGTGGACGCCGTACTGAGCGCGGACCATCCCCTCGCGGCCGAGCCGGCCCTGCGACCGGACCAACTGCGCGGCAGCGTGCTGTGGGCACCCGGCGCACTGGACCGGCTCGACTTTCTCCACCAGTTCGCCGACCGGTTCGGCATCCGCGACCGAGCCGCGAGCGTCAACCTGGGCCTCGCCCATTTCCTCGCCGAGGTGGCCGGAGATCCGCGCCGCTTCTCGCTGCTGCCCGCCGACGTGCCCCTGCCGGACCTCCCCCGGCTGCGCTCCATCCCCCTGGTCGACCCCACGCCGCTGTACGCCTGGTCGCTGCTGTGGCGCACAAGCAACCGGCAGCCGGGACTCCACAGCCTCACCGCCGCCTGCGCTGCACAAGCGGGCCGGCTTCGATGGCTGGAGTACGACCCGGCGCGCGACTGGCTGCCCGAACCGCCCCCGAACGCACTTCGCGACACCCGACGTCGAGCGGTACCATCCGACCGCGCCGCCGACAGCGGGTTCGACCTGGGCTCACCCCTGCGAGAACTGCCATAG
- a CDS encoding cytochrome P450, with amino-acid sequence MEDLPGLDFDPFLRESVRTAPVRRIRLPYGEGECWLVTRHEDVRFVTSDPRFTRDIVGRPTPRMTKHLIPLDRAVSFVDPPDHARVRSVVTPAFGRNAVEALRPRARQILDGLVDGLLEAGPPADLVRHVTSPFPMAVLGELVGIPEEDRPLVQQWAQTLLTRARDDAAAERAGQVKETARGYFLRLAARRCREPRRDLMTHLAAAVGEGRIDEEEMLALATLIALNGWHAVRNNTANMMYALLTHDGLVQRLRAQPQITPRAVEELLRWIPHKHGVGQPRIATQDVEVGGVLIREGEVVQVSYTAANWDDRCYPHPERIDFDRQGPAHLAFGHGPHHCVAPLLARMEAELLLTTLVTRLPELTLAVPAGQVPWQTDVLIRGPVELPVTW; translated from the coding sequence GTGGAGGATCTGCCCGGCCTGGACTTCGACCCGTTCCTGCGGGAGTCGGTCCGAACGGCGCCGGTACGCCGCATTCGCCTGCCCTACGGGGAGGGCGAGTGCTGGCTGGTGACCCGCCACGAGGACGTCCGGTTCGTCACCTCTGACCCCCGCTTCACCCGGGACATCGTGGGTCGCCCGACGCCGAGGATGACCAAGCACCTGATCCCGTTGGACCGGGCGGTGAGCTTCGTCGACCCGCCCGACCATGCCCGGGTTCGCTCGGTGGTCACCCCGGCCTTCGGGCGCAACGCAGTGGAGGCGCTGCGCCCGCGCGCCCGGCAGATCCTGGACGGGCTGGTGGACGGCCTGCTGGAGGCGGGGCCGCCCGCGGACCTCGTACGCCATGTCACCTCGCCGTTTCCGATGGCTGTGCTCGGTGAGCTGGTCGGCATCCCCGAGGAGGACCGGCCCCTCGTCCAGCAGTGGGCGCAGACGCTGCTGACGCGGGCCCGCGACGACGCGGCGGCCGAGCGGGCCGGGCAGGTGAAGGAGACGGCCCGCGGCTACTTCCTGCGGCTGGCGGCACGGCGCTGCCGCGAGCCGCGCCGCGACCTGATGACCCACCTGGCCGCCGCTGTCGGCGAGGGCCGCATCGACGAGGAGGAGATGCTCGCCCTGGCTACGCTCATCGCGCTCAACGGCTGGCATGCCGTGCGCAACAACACCGCGAACATGATGTACGCCCTGCTCACCCATGACGGTCTCGTCCAGCGACTGCGGGCGCAACCGCAGATCACGCCGCGGGCGGTCGAGGAACTGCTCCGGTGGATTCCGCACAAGCACGGCGTGGGCCAGCCGCGCATCGCCACCCAGGACGTGGAGGTGGGGGGTGTGCTCATCCGGGAGGGAGAGGTCGTCCAGGTCTCCTACACCGCGGCCAACTGGGACGACCGCTGCTATCCGCACCCTGAGCGGATCGACTTCGACCGTCAGGGACCCGCACATCTGGCCTTCGGACACGGCCCCCACCACTGCGTCGCACCGCTGCTGGCCCGGATGGAGGCGGAGCTGCTGCTGACCACCCTCGTCACGCGTCTGCCGGAGCTCACACTGGCGGTCCCTGCCGGGCAGGTGCCCTGGCAGACGGATGTCCTCATCCGCGGTCCGGTCGAGTTGCCGGTGACCTGGTGA
- a CDS encoding cupin domain-containing protein — protein sequence MTLPAPRSGLVVPPGEGRTVRTAAQQVTFKVTGTHSRYASSFEVVVPPGFDVGAHVHARSEELFYVLEGELDVLAFEPRARTSDDWRQWESVAGRRAVRATSGTVIVVPPGCPHAFANPTDRPAKMFFQAAPPPDHERYFDELLDILSAGGPPDHTAIAALRARYDIEQLTPLRHRMPAQTGARDDRDPV from the coding sequence ATGACCCTGCCCGCTCCGCGCTCAGGCCTGGTCGTTCCGCCCGGCGAGGGCCGTACGGTGCGTACCGCCGCGCAGCAGGTCACGTTCAAGGTGACCGGCACCCACTCGCGTTACGCGTCGAGTTTCGAAGTCGTCGTACCGCCCGGCTTCGACGTCGGCGCGCATGTCCACGCCCGCAGCGAGGAACTCTTCTACGTCCTTGAAGGCGAACTCGACGTGCTCGCCTTCGAACCACGTGCCCGGACCTCCGACGACTGGCGGCAATGGGAGTCGGTCGCGGGCCGGCGGGCGGTACGGGCCACCTCCGGCACCGTCATCGTCGTACCGCCAGGGTGCCCGCACGCCTTCGCCAACCCCACCGACAGACCGGCGAAGATGTTCTTTCAGGCCGCACCGCCCCCCGATCACGAACGCTACTTCGACGAGCTGCTGGACATCCTCTCCGCGGGCGGACCGCCCGATCACACGGCGATCGCCGCACTGCGCGCCCGCTACGACATCGAGCAACTCACCCCCCTCAGGCACCGCATGCCTGCACAGACAGGGGCCAGGGACGACAGGGACCCGGTATGA
- a CDS encoding type III polyketide synthase: protein MTTLCRPAVSVPEHVITMEETLALARDRHAGHPQLPLALRLMENTGVRTRHLVQTIEETLRHPGFEERNRLYTAEAKARVPAVVRRALQDAQLRPADIDLIVYVSCTGFMMPSLTAWLINAMEFAPSTRQLPIAQLGCAAGGAAINRAHDFCTAYPDANALIVACEFCSLCYQPTDLGVGSLLSNGLFGDGVAAAVVRGSGGTGIRLERNASHLIPHTEDWIAYDVRATGFHFLLDKRVPGTMEPLAPALRQLADTHGWDAGDLDFYIVHAGGPRILDDLSRFLGVPAEAFRFSRATLTEYGNVASVVVLDALRRLFDAGGPPEGARGLLAGFGPGITAEMSLGTWTRAGSHHHTATTRRAGAVVPAARALQEAR, encoded by the coding sequence ATGACCACCCTGTGCAGACCCGCCGTCTCCGTCCCTGAGCACGTGATCACGATGGAGGAGACACTGGCGCTGGCCCGCGACCGCCACGCCGGCCATCCTCAACTCCCGCTCGCCTTACGCCTGATGGAGAACACCGGGGTGCGTACCCGGCACCTGGTACAGACGATCGAGGAGACGCTGAGACATCCCGGCTTCGAGGAGCGGAACAGGCTGTACACGGCCGAGGCCAAGGCCCGCGTTCCGGCGGTCGTACGGCGAGCGCTGCAGGACGCGCAGTTGCGCCCCGCCGACATCGACCTGATCGTCTACGTGTCGTGCACCGGCTTCATGATGCCGTCTCTGACCGCATGGCTGATCAACGCGATGGAGTTCGCCCCGAGCACGCGCCAGCTGCCGATCGCCCAGCTGGGCTGCGCGGCCGGCGGCGCGGCGATCAACCGGGCGCATGACTTCTGCACCGCCTACCCCGACGCCAACGCGCTGATCGTGGCCTGCGAGTTCTGCTCGCTGTGCTACCAGCCGACCGACCTCGGCGTCGGTTCGCTGCTGTCCAACGGCCTGTTCGGGGACGGCGTCGCCGCCGCCGTCGTGCGCGGCAGCGGCGGTACCGGTATCCGGCTGGAGCGCAACGCCTCCCACCTCATCCCGCACACCGAGGACTGGATCGCCTACGACGTGCGCGCCACCGGCTTCCACTTCCTGCTCGACAAGCGCGTACCCGGCACGATGGAACCCCTCGCTCCCGCCCTGCGCCAACTCGCCGACACCCATGGTTGGGACGCCGGAGACCTCGACTTCTACATCGTCCACGCCGGCGGCCCCCGCATCCTCGACGATCTCAGCCGCTTCCTCGGCGTGCCGGCGGAGGCGTTCCGCTTCAGCCGCGCCACCCTCACCGAATACGGCAACGTCGCCAGCGTCGTCGTCCTCGACGCGCTGCGCCGCCTGTTCGATGCCGGCGGCCCGCCCGAAGGGGCCCGCGGACTGCTCGCCGGTTTCGGCCCCGGCATCACCGCGGAAATGTCCCTCGGCACCTGGACCCGGGCAGGCAGCCACCACCACACCGCCACGACGCGCCGGGCCGGGGCGGTCGTTCCGGCGGCACGAGCACTGCAGGAGGCCCGATGA
- a CDS encoding class I SAM-dependent methyltransferase: MTHDGPAHHLEQNRRYWDDEAAAWHGPLARDHWSQLEPRWGLWATPESQVSVLPDGIAGMPTIELGCGTAYVSAWLARAGAHPVGIDLSEKQLTTARAMQAEFGIEFPLVLGAAEKVPYDDSTFSLAISEYGASLWCDPYEWIPEAARLLVAGGQLVFMRYSPLFALCVPPEGPASTTLARRQFGLTRLDWGNHVQFILPHGEMLRLLRSCGFVVEDLIEIQAPESALQDYAEVSADWARQWPSEEIWKARLTG; encoded by the coding sequence ATGACTCATGACGGCCCTGCGCACCATCTGGAGCAGAACCGACGCTATTGGGATGACGAGGCGGCGGCGTGGCACGGGCCGCTCGCCCGCGATCACTGGTCGCAGCTGGAACCGCGCTGGGGATTGTGGGCAACTCCCGAGTCGCAGGTCTCCGTGCTCCCCGACGGCATCGCCGGGATGCCCACCATTGAGCTGGGCTGCGGCACTGCCTACGTTTCTGCCTGGCTGGCCAGAGCAGGGGCTCACCCTGTCGGGATCGACCTCTCGGAGAAGCAGCTCACCACCGCTCGCGCGATGCAGGCAGAGTTCGGCATCGAGTTCCCCCTTGTTCTGGGCGCGGCTGAGAAGGTGCCCTACGACGACAGCACGTTCAGCCTGGCGATCAGTGAGTACGGTGCCTCGTTGTGGTGCGACCCCTACGAGTGGATCCCGGAGGCTGCCCGGCTTCTCGTTGCTGGAGGCCAGCTGGTTTTCATGCGCTACTCGCCGCTGTTCGCACTGTGCGTACCGCCCGAGGGGCCGGCATCCACCACCTTGGCCCGCAGGCAATTTGGCCTGACCCGGCTGGACTGGGGAAATCACGTGCAGTTCATCCTGCCGCATGGAGAGATGCTCCGTCTGCTGCGGTCCTGCGGCTTCGTCGTCGAAGACCTGATTGAGATTCAAGCACCCGAGTCTGCGCTCCAGGACTACGCAGAAGTCTCCGCCGACTGGGCTCGGCAATGGCCCAGCGAAGAGATCTGGAAGGCTCGGCTGACAGGCTGA